In Acidisarcina polymorpha, the DNA window AGCATGCGCCAGCGGGTAAGATACTCCATTGGCGTCGCACCGACCGTCTCGCGGAAGCGCAGCGCGAATACCGAGCGCGACATGCCGACGCGTACGGCCAGCGATTCAAGAGTCCACGGATGCCCTGGCTCATTGTGCATGCTTGCGATGGCCACGCTCATGTGCTTGTCCGTTAGCGCAGAAAGCCATCCTCGGCGAGCGCTCCCGGCGTCAGCCAGGTGCAGCCTCAGCGCCTGAATCAGCATCATGTAGGCAAGTTGCTGCGCAATCAGCGCACTGCCAGGTTGCGGGTCACGCAGCTCTTCGCGCATGCGCTCAAGCGACCACCGCATCGCCGCCTTATCTGCCTCGCTGCGAAGATGCACAATCGGCGGCAGCGACTGGAGGAGCAACTCCGCATGACTTCCCGTGAACCCGAAGAAACCTCCGGCCATAAACCGTGCGCCTTCGCTGATGTCTGGGACGACATTGGTCCGGCCGAGCCGACCCCAGGCGATCGTGTAGTGGACGGGTTCCAGGGAGAGATCGGTGGTCAGCCGGAACGCCACTCCACGCGGCAAGAGGAAGCAATCCCCGGGCCGGACCAGTACCGGCTCAGACTCGCCTTCGACTACCAACCAGCACTCGCCAGCCAGCATGGCATAGCACTTGACGCCCTGATGCTTCGGAAACAAAACGGCTAAATCATCCGGCATCATCAAGCCGCCACAGGACAAGCTCTGAGGCTTCATCAGAGCAAGAACCTCGGAGAGCGGATCCATGTGCTGGCTCGATCCTGGACCGGCCTGCAGCAACGGGGCGATCGATGTTTGAAATCCGGATCTCTGCTGAGGTAGGACGATTGAGCCGATCATTCGGACTTTCAGTATAGATCGTCCGTTGCCTAGATCTATCTAGTAATGGACGGCTCAGATTGGCTGCCTCCCACGCCGCCTGATTCGTGAGATCTCAAGGAGACACATATGCGTATTTTTGTAACCGGAGCAACCGGCTTTATTGGATCGGCTCTTGTTCCGGAATTGATTCAAGCAGGACACCAGGTGCTCGGACTAACCCGCTCGCAGGCCGGCGCCGAGAAGCTGCAGGCAGCAGGAGCAGAGGTGCTTCACGGCAACCTCGAAGACCTAGATAGTCTGCGTAAGGGGGCGCGTGAAACCGAAGGCGTGATCCACCTCGCCTTCAACCATGACTTCTCACAGTTTGAAAAGAACGCCGCGGATGAGCGCAACGCCATCGCTGCACTCGGAGAGGTGCTGGTGGGTTCGGACCGGCCATTCGTTGTGACCTCAGGTACGGCAATGGCCGCCAATGTGGACGGGAAGCCGTCCACGGAAGCTAGCCCTGTCTCTACATGGAACCCACGGACCGGCCTCGAAACGACGGTAAAGGAATTCACCGAGCGCGGTGTGAAGACCTCCATCGTGCGGCTGGCGCAAATCCACGACACCCGTAAGCAGGGACTGGTGCCCTACGTTCTGTCCGTGACGCGCCAGAAGGGAGTCTCTGCCTACATCGGCGACGGCAACAATCGCTGGCCGGCGGCCCATATCTCCGATACCGCACGGCTTTACCGCCTGGCGTTCGAGAAGGCCGAGCGTGGAGCGATCTACCACGCGGTCGACGAGGAAGGTGTGACAATGAAGGCAATTGCCGAGGCACATGGCCGCGGGCTGAAGGTTCCGGTGGTCAGCATCAAGCCCGAGGAGGCTGAGGCGCACTTCGGCTGGCTTGCCCGCTTCGCCAACGCGAATATGCCCTCTTCCAGCGTGCTCACCCAACAGAAGCTCAACTGGAAACCGACAGGGCCGGACTTGATCACCGACCTGGACAACATGGACTATACACAGGCTTGATCGCGCCCCCGGCCTCACCGGTGTCCGCTTGCGGCTTACCGGTACGCCGTGGGCCGGCGACGTCGGGTCAGCGCGCCCGGCTTTCCACGCCGTGGCGATTTCTTCACGTCGAATGCATCCAGAACGGGAAGAAAGCGGGCCGCGCTCGCGGTGAGCTGGATCGAATCTTCATCAATTCATTCATATAGACAATGGGGGTGGATTTCTTAGCTGGTTGGCGACCGGAGTAAACTTGCCCTGAAGGGGCAGGGCTATGAGCGTGTTGACGTCTGAAGACAAATCCACCATCGCCTGCCGCCAGGTGCGGCCAGGCGAGCCATTTACCGGTAAACAAGGGCTGCAATACGCTGTTGGCATCTCGGCCGAGTCAGTTGCGCCCGGGCCATCCATATGCAGCTACTAACCATTCCGCCCGGTGGCCGCGCCTTCGCCCACAAGCATACGACCCACGAGACGGCAATCTACGCGCTCAGCGGCGTCTCCCACGTCTGGCATGGCGAGCAGCTGGAGCATCATTCCATCGTCCAGCCTGGCGACTTCTTCTACATTCCCGCAGATGTACCGCACCTGCCTTACAACCCCAGCAGAACCGAGTCGGTGACAGCGATCATCGCCCGCACAGATCCAAATGAACAAGAAAGCGTGGTATTGCTGCCGGAGTTGGAGGGCCTGCATCCGGCGTGATCGGCGTTGCTCTTGTAGCCTGCGGCGCTCGAGCGGTCGGAGTTCCCAACGAATGAAGCCCAATTAAGATTCCCAGCTAATTCATCGAATACCAGTTGACGATGGACTCCGTGGGCGCTACTCTGAGCGCATTACGGGAAATATTTGGTGCTCATCGCCAATCCGGCCCGGCTCTTCCCGACAATCCACGTGGACTGTCAGCCACTTCGCGGGGATTTTCCCGAGTTGGCTTTACCCAGTAGATCTCGCACCACCCACGAAACATCTAATTCAACGAACTGTTCACTCTCTGGAGGGTATTTCCCCGCTTGATGAAAAAAGCGCTGGACATCACGCCGAATCTTGAGCCCCTGTTTGGGACCCGCGATGAAAACCTAAGGCTAATGGAAGACAGCCTCAACGTGCGCATCGACCTCAAGTCCGATGCCGTCCACGTCGAGGGTGCTCCGGAAAGCATATCCCAGGTACAACAGATTTTTGCTGACTATGAGCAGTTGCGTCGGGCCGGCGTGAACCTGCATAACGGGGAACTCCATGGCATGTTGAGGCTGGTCGTTGCCGATCCAGCCATCACGCTCCGCAGCCTCGCCGAAACCGGCAAACAGCGCTCGGCGGGCATCAAGCGAATGGTCCAGCCCCGCTCGATCAACCAGCGCCGCTACGTTGAGGCCATTGAGCAGAATGACATGGTTTTTGGCATTGGACCCGCCGGAACCGGCAAAACCTACCTCGCCGTGGCCATGGCCGCTTCGGCGCTCCTGGCGAAGAAGATCAGCCGGATTATCCTCGTCCGGCCGGCTGTTGAAGCCGGCGAACGCCTGGGCTTTCTTCCCGGTAGTCTTCAGGAGAAGATCGATCCCTATCTCCGCCCGCTCTATGACGCGCTCTATGATCTCCTTGACCAGGAACGGGTCGATAAGATGCTTGAGCGAAACGTCATCGAAGTCGCGCCCCTTGCGTTCATGCGCGGACGCACCCTCAATGACGCCTTCATCATCATGGATGAGGCCCAAAACACCACTAGCGAGCAGATGAAGATGTTCCTCACACGTTTGGGCAACAACGCCAAGGCAGTCATCACCGGCGACGTCACCCAGATCGATCTGCCAAATGCCAAGAAGTCCGGGCTGATCGAGGCGATGAACATACTCAACGGTGTCGATGGAATCAAGTTTGTCGAGTTCGAATCGGGAGACGTAGTTCGTCATCACCTCGTCCAGCGAATCATCGTCGCTTACGACAATTTCGGCAAAGTTCAACGCGAACTGCCGCTCAACCTCTCCGAGCCGCGGCTGGGCGAAGGACAACCAACGTCAAAGCCGCAGTAAAAGCGGGCAAAGTCTATGCGGTACCATTGAAGCAGGAGGGCAAAAGCCCTCCTGTCGTTTTTGGAGCATCTCGCAAACTGTGTCCTTTGTCGTAGAGGTCATGAGGCTTTTCGGAAGAAAGGAACGTCAGGCGTCTTCCGTCGCTTGATCCTGGTGGCGGAAATTCGCTCGGCCTGGCATCTATCTGGCATCGATATGCCTCATCCGGCACAAAAGCGTTCTTTTATTGAAAACAACGATGCGTTGGTGGACCCAAACAGACGCTTCCAAGGATTGCCTTTTCACCTGGCGTATTTTCTCTGCAGACCCTTTTAAGATGATCCTTATCGAACCTCCTCGATCCCTTACCGCCGCTCGTCGAAGCCCGATCAACAAGCGGGAACTCGCGCAGTTTGCCGCCCGAGCGAGCAAGGCTGCTGGGGCCGCCGGCGCCGTCTCGGTCCTGCTGACCAATGACGAACGGATTCGCGAACTCAACCGGAGATTCCGCAAGAAGAACGCCGCTACAGATGTACTCTCATTCCCGTCATTTGACGGTCAGCGAAGCCGGAGCGCGGGCGACCTCGCCATCTCCCTCGATACCGCTGCTCGCCAGGCCGAGATTTTCCAGCATTCCCTCGACACCGAAGTTAGAGTACTAATCCTTCACGGAATCCTGCACCTCGCCGGCTTCGACCATGAAACCGACGACGGAGAGATGGCGAAGATCGAGAGACGCCTGCGCAAAGAGTTTGGCCTGCCCTCGGGACTGATCCAGCGCTCCACCAAAGAACCAGCCAAGGTCAAGCCACCCGACCGGCGATCGCTGCGAACCCCATTACCAGTCATCAGCGAGCGCCATCCATGAGCATTGTCCTGGCTCTCGTGATTGTCGCGCTGCTGTTCACTTTGACGCTTGCCTCTTATGTCGATCGCCTCTACTCCGAGATGGGTAAATTCCTCGCCCGCGAATTCCAGGAAAATATCGACGCCTGGGAGCAGCGGGTAGAGCCTCGCCTCGGTTTCAATCGCGAACGTATTGCCCTCTCCGCCGCCGTTCTCACCCAACTCTCGCTCGCCTGCTTGACGCTGCTTTTCGGCGCCATGCTCTTCGATCGCTCCTCCATCACCGACCGTCCCACGATCGGGGAAATCGGCCAGGTCGTGCTTGGCGTGGTGATGGTGATCGTGCTCTTTAACCGATTGCTGCCTTTCGTCTTCTTCACCCGGACGCGTGGTCTCTGGATGATCCGTTTCCGGTTCATTCTGCGGCTGCTGTTTCTCATCGTCGCCCCAGTCACTTTCCTGCTCAGCTTTTTGCTCTCCATCGCCGCTCTCGCCGAGACCCCCCAGGCCCAGGAAGCCGATGACAGCTCCGAAGCCGTCGACGCCCTCATCGAAGCAGGTGAGGAAGAGGGCATTATCGAGAAGGGCGACCGTGATCTGGTTCGTTCCGCTGTGGAGTTCGGCGACAAAGTAGTGAGCGAAGTGATGACCCCGCGGCCGCAGCTCTTTGCTGTCCCGGATACGTTGACCATTGAAGAGTTTCTTCAGGAGCTGAACCAGCACCCTTACTCGCGAGTCCCGGTCTATCACGAAACCATCGACCAGGTCACCGGCATCGCATTTTCGCACGACCTGCTCCAGATCCCTGACACGGTCGCCGGCACCCGCACTGTCGCCAGCATTCAACGCCCGGCCGCCTTCGTTCCCGAGACCAAGAAGGTCAACGAGCTTCTCCGCGAAATGCAGCGGGCTAAACAGCACATGCGCATCGTCATCGACGAATACGGCAGCGTCGCCGGCGTCGTCACCATCGAAGACCTGCTCGAGGAGCTCGTTGGCAACATCACCGACGAGCACGAAGAAGATGCGGAGAAAGATGAACCGGTCCATGAGCAGGACGGTTCCTGGACGGTTCCCGGAAGCCTCAATGTCGAACGTCTCGAAGAACTCTTCGGAGAAACCTGGCAGATGCCCGAGGATTACGAAGCGACCACGGTGGCCGGCCTGGTCAGCGAGACCGCAGGCCGCATCCCCTCTGCGGGCGAGGTCGTCGAAGACGACCATCTACGGTTTGAGGTGCTAGCCTCTACCGACCGGCGGATCGAACGAGTGCGGGTATCGCGGCGTACTGTAGGATGAGCCTCCGGCAGAAGCGACTTTCGCCGAAATGCTCTAATACTGTAGGCGTATCTCCCAAACGCCAAAGAGGCGCTTGCTTTGAAATCCGGATTTGTATCTATCCTCGGCCGTCCGAACGCCGGCAAATCGACGCTGCTCAACGCCCTCATTGGCGAAAAAGTGGCCATTGTCACCCCCAAGGCGCAGACCACGCGCACCCGCATCCACGGCATCTACGACGTACCAGCGAAGAAGGGTAAGCACCAGGCGGCGCAAATCGTCTTTGTCGACACCCCTGGAGTTCATACTCCCGGCACACTTCTCGACAAGCGCATGATGCAGGAGGTCTACGATGCGCTCGAGACCCGCGACATTGTCGTGCTCATCGTCGATGCCACCCGCAACTACAATCTCGCTGCGCCCGGAGAGAAGCCTGCCGAGACTGAAAATGAAGCCAACAAAAGCCAGTTCACCAAGTCGCAAAAGGAGCGCGAAGAAGACGAGTTCGTCTTTCGGCTCGTGCGCAAGCTTGACTGCCCTGTCTTTCTGCTGATCAATAAGATCGATCTTATCAACGCCGAGAAGCTCGCCCCGCTCATCGCGCAGCTAAGTGCTCAGCATCGCTTCACCGAAGTGATCCCAATCTCGGCGACCAAGAAAAAGGGACTCGACATCCTGGTCGAGAAGCTCATTGAGCACCTGCCGGTAGGCGAGCGTTACTTCCCGAAAGATCAATTTACGGATCAGCCGGAGCGCTTTATGGTCGCTGAGTTGATCCGGGAAAAAATCCTCTTAGAGACCGGGGAAGAAGTCCCTTACGCCTCGGCTGTCGTTGTGGAGAGGTTCGAAGAACCACCGCCGCCGCCCAAGAACCCAAAGCCGTTGAAAGCGGGTCAGCTCCCACCCAAGCTGCCCGTAACCAGGATCGCCGCCGCCATCTATTGTGAACGCGAAGGGCAGAAGGCCATCCTCATCGGCAAAGGGGGGATCAAGCTGAAAGCCATCGGCACGGCCGCCCGCAAGGAGATCGAGTCCCTCTTGGGAACCAGGGTCTTTCTCGAGCTCTTTGTCGTTGTTCAGGAAAACTGGCGTGAGTCAAAAGGTTTTCTCGCCACCCTTGACTGGCGCAACCAGTTAGAGGAACTCGCCAAGCAGGACGATGAAGCCAGTCCGCCGAAGCTGCTGAAGTCCGAGGTCTCCGGCAGCGAGTAGGTCTCCACTCCCGACTGCTTGCCGGCGTGGTATTGTGACAAGCATGTTTCCCATGCGGCAAGTATTTCTGGCGACATTCTTTCTCACCCTCGTCACCCACTCCTGCTTTGCCGCGGGCTCTAATTCGGATGCCTTTTCCTGTTCTCTCTCTGCCAACGAGACCTTTCTCGAACAAGCCGACCGCTTCATGCTTGCCACTCTTCGCTACGTGCCGGTAGAGGCGACTCAGGCCGGCTATCACGGAGACGCGAAGGCTCCTCTCGATACCTTGCTTGACGACCAGAGTCCCGAGACGATCGCCGCCCAGCGCACCCTTTTCCTTACCGGCAAGAGCTGTTTCGCGGCCGTTAAAACGAGCTCTCCCGAAGATGCCGCCGATCTCGCGCTGCTTCGGGACAGTATCGACTCCAGCCTTTTTGAACTTGACACGTTGCAGACCTACCGTTTCCGGCCACAGGACTACATCGAGATGATCGGCTCTGGCCTCTTCTTTCCTCTGACTTCAAACCGTGGCACTGAAGCCGATCGGCTCACCTCCGTTGTTGCCCGCATGGAGCAGATTCCGCGCGTGCTCGAAGAAGGGCGGCAGAACGTTCGGCAAGCCGATCCTCTGTACATCGACACCGCCGTGCAGGAAAGCCCGGGAGACATCTCGGTCATCACCCAGATCGGCAGCATGATCCCGGCAGGCTCTCCGCTTCGCTCTCGATATGAGGCGGCCTCGCAATCCGCCCAGGCGGCGCTCTCGAGCTACAGCGTTTGGCTCAAAGAGGATCTCGCCCGCAGACCGCACACTGTGACTTGGCGGAATGGTTCATCCAAGTACGCCAAGATCTTCGCATTTGCGCTCGGGCCAGGGACCCACGAGAGCCCGGACTCCGTTCTCGCGTCCGCTGAAGCAGATTTGAGCCGAGTCCGCGCCCAGATGTACACCGTGGCGCTTCCGCTGCATGAACAGTGGTTCCCGGACCATCACACCCACGCCGATCTTGCCGGTGATGCACTTCAAAATAAGGTGATTGGCGAGGTCATCGACCGCATCAATGACGACCATGTCGAGCCCGGCCAGCTGCTCGATAAAGTGAAGAGTCAAGCGGCCGGTATCCGGGCATTCATTCAGCAGAAAGACCTCCTGACCCTAAGCGACCGGGGCAACATGAAGATCGTTGCCACCCCTGAATTTCTACGCGAAGAGTTTTCCGTCGCCGGCTTCCACTCCGCTCCCGTACTCGACCCGACTGCCGAGGCCGAATACTGGGTGACGCCTCTCGACCCAAAACTACCCAAAGAGCAGGCCGAATCGAAGCTGCGCGAGTACAACAACTGGATGCTCCAATATTTGACGATGCACGAAGCTCTGCCCGGCCACTATACGCAGTTCGAACACGCGAACAGCTTGCAGCCATCTTCCCGCCGCGTGCTGCGCGCCCTTCTTGGCAGCGGTTCCTATGAAGAAGGGTGGGGAGAATACGGAGTCAAGGAGATGGAAGACGCCGGATACGCGAATCACGACCCGCGCTTCGTGCTCATGGTCGACAAAATCCGCCTGCGCGTGATCGCCAATGCCATCCTCGACATCCGCATGCAGAGCCGTGACATGACCGACAGTGAAGCCCTTGACCTTATGCAGAACAAGGCATTCCAGACTCCCGCCGAAGCGAATGGAAAACTGCGCCGGGCCAAGCTGACTGCCGGCCAACTCATCACCTACTACGTCGGATACCATCAGTGGATCGAACTTCGGAATCGGATTCAACAACAAGAGGGCAGCGCCTTCAGCCTGAAGAGATTCAACGACGCTGCGCTCGATGAGGGTCCGCTCCCAATTCCGATCCTCGAACCGTTACTAACGGCCAGGCTTGTCTCGCACTAGCTTACCTTTCCGCGTTTTATCACGTCAGGACGAATATGCCCACATCCCGCAGAGAGTTCCTTGCCCAAAGTTCCTTTGGGGTATTAGCCGCTGCCGCCAGCCCGCTCGCCGCTCAGCAACCCGACCATCCTTCCAGTTCGCCAGCACCTGCGACTCCGTCCACGGCTTCTCCCGCTGGGCAGCCACCGGCCTTTGGAACCGCGCCCGCAGTCGGGCCGCCGGTTACCCCGGCTACCTTTGCCGAAGCTGAAAAGCTCGTCCAGTTCGAGATGAGCAGCAACGATCGGGCCTTGGCTGCAAGCAATTGGCGCATGCAGATGGCGCCCCTCTACGAACTTCGAGTGGGCCCGCGCAAACTCGCGCTTGAACCCACCCTGGCTCCCGCAACCTTATGGAATCCTTTATTGCCGGGAATCCAGAAGCTGCCCTCCGCGAACGAATTCGTTCGCTCCACCAATAGCAGCGATCCGCTGCCCGCTGCCGAGGAGCAGATCGCCTTCGCTCCCGTCACCCATCTCTCGCGTTGGATCGAAGCCCGCCAGCTCACCTCGGAGCGGCTCACGAACATCTACCTGTCCCGTCTCGAGCGCTTCAATCCCAGACTGCGCTGCGTCATCACTCTGACTCGCGAACATGCTCTCGAGCAGGCACGGCGGGCCGACTCCGAAATCGCTGCC includes these proteins:
- a CDS encoding hemolysin family protein, with translation MSIVLALVIVALLFTLTLASYVDRLYSEMGKFLAREFQENIDAWEQRVEPRLGFNRERIALSAAVLTQLSLACLTLLFGAMLFDRSSITDRPTIGEIGQVVLGVVMVIVLFNRLLPFVFFTRTRGLWMIRFRFILRLLFLIVAPVTFLLSFLLSIAALAETPQAQEADDSSEAVDALIEAGEEEGIIEKGDRDLVRSAVEFGDKVVSEVMTPRPQLFAVPDTLTIEEFLQELNQHPYSRVPVYHETIDQVTGIAFSHDLLQIPDTVAGTRTVASIQRPAAFVPETKKVNELLREMQRAKQHMRIVIDEYGSVAGVVTIEDLLEELVGNITDEHEEDAEKDEPVHEQDGSWTVPGSLNVERLEELFGETWQMPEDYEATTVAGLVSETAGRIPSAGEVVEDDHLRFEVLASTDRRIERVRVSRRTVG
- a CDS encoding PhoH family protein translates to MMKKALDITPNLEPLFGTRDENLRLMEDSLNVRIDLKSDAVHVEGAPESISQVQQIFADYEQLRRAGVNLHNGELHGMLRLVVADPAITLRSLAETGKQRSAGIKRMVQPRSINQRRYVEAIEQNDMVFGIGPAGTGKTYLAVAMAASALLAKKISRIILVRPAVEAGERLGFLPGSLQEKIDPYLRPLYDALYDLLDQERVDKMLERNVIEVAPLAFMRGRTLNDAFIIMDEAQNTTSEQMKMFLTRLGNNAKAVITGDVTQIDLPNAKKSGLIEAMNILNGVDGIKFVEFESGDVVRHHLVQRIIVAYDNFGKVQRELPLNLSEPRLGEGQPTSKPQ
- a CDS encoding SDR family oxidoreductase; translated protein: MRIFVTGATGFIGSALVPELIQAGHQVLGLTRSQAGAEKLQAAGAEVLHGNLEDLDSLRKGARETEGVIHLAFNHDFSQFEKNAADERNAIAALGEVLVGSDRPFVVTSGTAMAANVDGKPSTEASPVSTWNPRTGLETTVKEFTERGVKTSIVRLAQIHDTRKQGLVPYVLSVTRQKGVSAYIGDGNNRWPAAHISDTARLYRLAFEKAERGAIYHAVDEEGVTMKAIAEAHGRGLKVPVVSIKPEEAEAHFGWLARFANANMPSSSVLTQQKLNWKPTGPDLITDLDNMDYTQA
- a CDS encoding AraC family transcriptional regulator, which produces MIGSIVLPQQRSGFQTSIAPLLQAGPGSSQHMDPLSEVLALMKPQSLSCGGLMMPDDLAVLFPKHQGVKCYAMLAGECWLVVEGESEPVLVRPGDCFLLPRGVAFRLTTDLSLEPVHYTIAWGRLGRTNVVPDISEGARFMAGGFFGFTGSHAELLLQSLPPIVHLRSEADKAAMRWSLERMREELRDPQPGSALIAQQLAYMMLIQALRLHLADAGSARRGWLSALTDKHMSVAIASMHNEPGHPWTLESLAVRVGMSRSVFALRFRETVGATPMEYLTRWRMLLAAERLNSSADGLSVIAQSLGYESESAFGKAFRRVMGCSPRQYARPSALGATP
- a CDS encoding DUF885 domain-containing protein encodes the protein MRQVFLATFFLTLVTHSCFAAGSNSDAFSCSLSANETFLEQADRFMLATLRYVPVEATQAGYHGDAKAPLDTLLDDQSPETIAAQRTLFLTGKSCFAAVKTSSPEDAADLALLRDSIDSSLFELDTLQTYRFRPQDYIEMIGSGLFFPLTSNRGTEADRLTSVVARMEQIPRVLEEGRQNVRQADPLYIDTAVQESPGDISVITQIGSMIPAGSPLRSRYEAASQSAQAALSSYSVWLKEDLARRPHTVTWRNGSSKYAKIFAFALGPGTHESPDSVLASAEADLSRVRAQMYTVALPLHEQWFPDHHTHADLAGDALQNKVIGEVIDRINDDHVEPGQLLDKVKSQAAGIRAFIQQKDLLTLSDRGNMKIVATPEFLREEFSVAGFHSAPVLDPTAEAEYWVTPLDPKLPKEQAESKLREYNNWMLQYLTMHEALPGHYTQFEHANSLQPSSRRVLRALLGSGSYEEGWGEYGVKEMEDAGYANHDPRFVLMVDKIRLRVIANAILDIRMQSRDMTDSEALDLMQNKAFQTPAEANGKLRRAKLTAGQLITYYVGYHQWIELRNRIQQQEGSAFSLKRFNDAALDEGPLPIPILEPLLTARLVSH
- the era gene encoding GTPase Era; translation: MKSGFVSILGRPNAGKSTLLNALIGEKVAIVTPKAQTTRTRIHGIYDVPAKKGKHQAAQIVFVDTPGVHTPGTLLDKRMMQEVYDALETRDIVVLIVDATRNYNLAAPGEKPAETENEANKSQFTKSQKEREEDEFVFRLVRKLDCPVFLLINKIDLINAEKLAPLIAQLSAQHRFTEVIPISATKKKGLDILVEKLIEHLPVGERYFPKDQFTDQPERFMVAELIREKILLETGEEVPYASAVVVERFEEPPPPPKNPKPLKAGQLPPKLPVTRIAAAIYCEREGQKAILIGKGGIKLKAIGTAARKEIESLLGTRVFLELFVVVQENWRESKGFLATLDWRNQLEELAKQDDEASPPKLLKSEVSGSE
- the ybeY gene encoding rRNA maturation RNase YbeY, encoding MILIEPPRSLTAARRSPINKRELAQFAARASKAAGAAGAVSVLLTNDERIRELNRRFRKKNAATDVLSFPSFDGQRSRSAGDLAISLDTAARQAEIFQHSLDTEVRVLILHGILHLAGFDHETDDGEMAKIERRLRKEFGLPSGLIQRSTKEPAKVKPPDRRSLRTPLPVISERHP
- a CDS encoding cupin domain-containing protein, with amino-acid sequence MQLLTIPPGGRAFAHKHTTHETAIYALSGVSHVWHGEQLEHHSIVQPGDFFYIPADVPHLPYNPSRTESVTAIIARTDPNEQESVVLLPELEGLHPA